The following are encoded in a window of Fischerella sp. PCC 9605 genomic DNA:
- the minD gene encoding septum site-determining protein MinD, whose amino-acid sequence MTRIIVVTSGKGGVGKTTCTANLGMALAKMGRQVALVDADFGLRNLDLLLGLENRIVYTAVEVLARECRLEQALVKDKRQPNLVLLPAAQNRTKDAVTPDQMKLLVNALAQKYQYVIIDSPAGIEMGFKNAIAPAKEALIVTTPEIASVRDADRVVGLLEAQGVKRIHLIINRIKPAMVRANDMMSVHDVQELLAIPLIGVIPDDERVIVSTNRGEPLVLSESPSLAATAYENIARRLEGETVEFLELDSPNNNIFSRLRRLLWTKII is encoded by the coding sequence ATGACTCGAATTATTGTCGTTACCTCCGGTAAAGGAGGCGTGGGTAAAACCACTTGTACAGCCAATTTAGGTATGGCTTTAGCTAAAATGGGGCGTCAAGTGGCATTAGTTGATGCTGATTTTGGTTTGAGAAACTTAGATTTGTTACTAGGATTGGAAAATCGTATTGTTTATACAGCGGTGGAAGTCTTAGCGAGGGAGTGCCGCCTCGAACAAGCTTTAGTGAAAGACAAGCGGCAACCTAATTTAGTTTTGTTACCCGCAGCCCAGAACCGCACCAAAGATGCAGTTACCCCCGATCAGATGAAGTTATTAGTGAATGCACTGGCGCAGAAGTATCAATATGTGATTATTGATAGCCCAGCAGGCATTGAAATGGGGTTTAAAAATGCGATCGCCCCTGCTAAAGAAGCATTAATTGTCACCACACCTGAAATTGCCTCAGTCCGGGACGCCGATCGCGTCGTTGGGTTGTTAGAAGCACAAGGCGTCAAGCGGATTCATTTAATAATTAACCGCATCAAACCCGCAATGGTACGGGCAAATGATATGATGTCTGTGCATGATGTTCAGGAACTTCTAGCAATTCCTCTAATTGGGGTAATCCCGGATGATGAGCGCGTTATCGTCTCTACCAATCGCGGCGAACCTTTAGTATTGTCAGAAAGTCCTTCTCTAGCGGCTACAGCCTATGAGAACATTGCTCGCAGATTGGAAGGAGAAACGGTCGAATTTCTTGAACTCGACTCACCCAACAACAACATTTTCTCTCGCCTCCGAAGATTGTTGTGGACAAAAATTATTTAA
- the minC gene encoding septum site-determining protein MinC, with the protein MTSDSAIPNPESNSAVNNAESISSLSDVEVDTTVFSVKEADSAVDEAESSSILPEAEVNSVLLYLKSNSADTNVESNSVVDAESNSVSADVESNVTPDAESNSVSADVESNVTPDAESNSVAADVESNVTPDAESNSVAADVESNVTPDAESNSVAADVESNVTPDAELNSNLLDLELSKLLPLKNVVNKNIQIQIKTEEGRLLLILPTESQLPASEHNWTEIWQQLKLRLNASDRFQSPNTPVHVIAGDRLLDVRQLQQLAEIFSEVQMQLKSVATSRRQTAIAAVTAGYSVEQTQRENIFSSGSKATKAHQTEALYLEMTVRSGVEIRHPGSVIILGDVNPGGIVVADGDILVWGRLRGVAHAGAAGNRECLIMSLQMEPTQLRIADAVARAPEKLPMQFYPEVAYVTPQGIRIARASDFSKIQIHRMNLEP; encoded by the coding sequence ATGACTTCTGATTCTGCCATCCCCAATCCAGAGTCAAATTCTGCTGTTAATAATGCAGAATCAATCTCAAGCCTTTCTGATGTAGAGGTAGATACTACTGTTTTCTCTGTAAAAGAGGCAGATTCTGCCGTTGATGAGGCAGAGTCAAGTTCTATACTCCCAGAAGCAGAGGTTAATTCTGTTTTGCTCTATTTAAAGTCCAATTCTGCCGATACGAATGTAGAATCCAATTCTGTTGTAGATGCAGAATCCAATTCTGTGTCTGCTGATGTAGAGTCTAATGTTACTCCAGATGCAGAATCCAATTCTGTGTCTGCTGATGTAGAGTCTAATGTTACTCCGGATGCAGAATCTAATTCTGTTGCTGCTGATGTAGAGTCTAATGTTACTCCGGATGCAGAATCTAATTCTGTTGCTGCTGATGTAGAGTCTAATGTTACTCCGGATGCAGAATCTAATTCTGTCGCTGCTGATGTAGAGTCTAATGTTACTCCAGATGCAGAATTGAATTCTAACCTCTTGGATTTAGAGTTATCTAAGTTACTGCCACTAAAAAATGTGGTAAATAAAAATATCCAAATTCAAATCAAAACAGAGGAGGGAAGATTATTATTAATTTTGCCAACAGAATCCCAGCTACCTGCTTCGGAACACAATTGGACTGAGATTTGGCAACAGTTGAAGCTACGACTCAATGCTAGCGATCGCTTTCAATCACCAAACACTCCCGTACATGTTATCGCTGGCGATCGCCTCTTGGATGTCAGGCAGCTGCAACAACTCGCTGAGATTTTCAGCGAGGTACAAATGCAGCTAAAATCTGTTGCTACCAGTCGTCGCCAAACTGCCATAGCAGCAGTTACAGCTGGCTACTCTGTAGAACAAACACAGCGAGAAAATATCTTCTCTTCTGGGTCTAAAGCAACCAAAGCACATCAAACAGAAGCCCTTTATCTAGAAATGACGGTACGTTCTGGAGTAGAAATTCGTCATCCTGGTAGCGTAATTATCTTAGGAGATGTAAATCCAGGTGGTATCGTAGTTGCAGATGGCGATATTCTTGTTTGGGGTCGTCTACGTGGAGTTGCTCATGCCGGTGCGGCCGGCAATCGCGAGTGTCTGATTATGTCCCTGCAAATGGAACCAACCCAGTTGCGGATCGCAGATGCTGTCGCTAGGGCACCAGAAAAATTGCCGATGCAATTTTATCCGGAAGTGGCATATGTCACACCTCAAGGAATTCGCATCGCTAGGGCTAGTGATTTTTCTAAAATCCAAATTCATAGGATGAATTTAGAGCCATAA
- a CDS encoding homospermidine biosynthesis protein produces the protein MSKQLGKKIAPTPMPKEIGVVDLIDNYFTAYNSARLREACQLMSRDVLQEGVTVGVSLSGAMTPAGFGVSTLAPLIRNGFIDWMISTGANLYHDMHYGLGFELFAGNPFVDDVQLRQQGTIRIYDIVFGYDVLLETDAFIRKILQAEPFQKRMGTAEFHYLLGMYVREVEKQLGVQHSCLLATAYECGVPIYTSSPGDSSIGMNVAALALEGSQLVLDPAIDVNETAAIAYNSRADEGKSAAVIIGGGSPKNFLLQTQPQIHEVLGLEERGHDYFIQFTDARPDTGGLSGATPSEAVSWGKIDPQELPSTIVCYTDSTIALPLVTAYVINQCQPRLLKRLYDRRQEMLERLRADYLAVHTQPPEKIPVAMAEAASQEVATYPCGRMIPHTH, from the coding sequence ATGTCAAAACAGCTGGGAAAGAAAATCGCACCCACACCTATGCCCAAAGAAATTGGGGTAGTTGATTTGATTGATAATTACTTTACCGCCTACAACTCGGCACGGTTGCGGGAAGCTTGTCAGCTAATGAGTCGGGATGTGCTACAAGAAGGCGTAACAGTAGGAGTTAGCCTTTCCGGTGCAATGACACCAGCAGGATTCGGAGTTTCGACACTAGCACCACTAATTCGCAATGGTTTTATTGACTGGATGATTAGCACCGGTGCAAATCTCTACCATGATATGCACTATGGTTTAGGCTTTGAATTGTTTGCTGGCAATCCGTTTGTAGATGATGTGCAATTACGCCAGCAAGGTACTATCCGTATTTATGATATTGTTTTTGGCTATGATGTGTTATTGGAAACAGATGCCTTCATCCGCAAAATTTTACAAGCAGAACCATTTCAAAAGCGGATGGGGACGGCAGAGTTTCATTATCTGCTGGGTATGTATGTCCGAGAAGTAGAAAAGCAACTGGGAGTCCAACATTCTTGCTTGCTAGCAACTGCATATGAATGTGGTGTACCTATTTACACTTCTTCTCCTGGTGATAGTTCGATTGGCATGAACGTTGCTGCTTTGGCACTGGAGGGTTCACAGTTAGTGTTAGATCCAGCAATTGATGTGAATGAAACAGCGGCGATCGCCTACAATTCGCGGGCAGATGAGGGTAAAAGTGCAGCGGTGATTATTGGTGGTGGCAGTCCCAAAAATTTCTTGCTACAAACTCAACCACAAATTCATGAAGTATTGGGGCTAGAAGAACGAGGACACGATTACTTTATCCAGTTTACCGATGCTCGTCCAGATACTGGTGGTTTGTCTGGGGCAACACCTTCAGAAGCTGTTAGCTGGGGCAAAATTGATCCGCAAGAACTACCCAGCACAATTGTTTGTTACACTGACAGTACAATCGCACTGCCTTTAGTGACCGCATATGTCATCAACCAGTGTCAACCCCGTCTCCTCAAGCGGCTGTACGATCGGCGGCAAGAGATGTTAGAGAGACTGCGGGCAGATTATTTAGCAGTTCATACTCAACCACCAGAAAAAATACCAGTTGCTATGGCTGAGGCCGCTTCCCAAGAAGTAGCAACCTATCCCTGTGGTAGGATGATTCCTCATACGCATTAG
- the cobO gene encoding cob(I)yrinic acid a,c-diamide adenosyltransferase, producing the protein MNTNNQTELNLDLEAKQLMEEASSSTLTDEQYRKKMQRRKEVQDKRIAQAVPEKGLIIVHTGNGKGKTTAALGMVLRSLGHGYKVAIVQFIKGAWEPSEKKVFSLWLDQLEFHAMGEGFTWETQDRDRDLEKAQAAWQKGLEYIRNPDFKLILLDEINIAIKLGYLRVEEILDGLAQKPADKHVILTGRGAPTALIEHADLVTEMTLVKHPFRDQAVKAQPGIEF; encoded by the coding sequence ATGAACACCAACAATCAAACAGAATTGAACCTAGACTTAGAAGCTAAACAATTAATGGAAGAAGCCTCATCCTCAACCCTCACTGATGAGCAGTATCGCAAAAAAATGCAGCGACGCAAAGAAGTGCAAGATAAACGTATAGCACAAGCAGTGCCAGAAAAGGGATTAATAATAGTTCACACTGGCAATGGCAAAGGAAAAACAACTGCGGCGTTGGGAATGGTGTTGCGATCGCTCGGTCATGGATATAAAGTAGCGATTGTTCAATTCATTAAAGGAGCTTGGGAACCTTCTGAAAAAAAGGTTTTCAGTCTTTGGCTAGATCAGTTAGAATTTCACGCTATGGGCGAAGGCTTCACCTGGGAAACTCAAGATCGCGATCGCGATCTTGAAAAAGCACAAGCCGCATGGCAAAAAGGGTTAGAATACATCCGCAACCCAGACTTCAAGCTGATATTGTTAGATGAAATCAATATTGCGATTAAGCTTGGTTACTTGCGCGTTGAAGAGATTCTAGACGGCTTGGCGCAAAAACCAGCCGATAAGCACGTGATTCTTACAGGTAGAGGTGCACCCACAGCATTAATTGAACACGCTGATTTGGTAACAGAAATGACTCTTGTTAAACACCCTTTCCGCGATCAAGCTGTGAAAGCTCAACCAGGAATTGAATTTTAA
- a CDS encoding winged helix-turn-helix transcriptional regulator produces the protein MRHASYDGARGCYIEAALDVIADKWKGVILYHLLDGSKRFNELKRTFPELSQRILTRQLRELENDGIISRKIYPEIPPKVEYSLTDLGKMLEPTLLSLESWGIKYIETTRYSQEHSVRKD, from the coding sequence ATGAGACATGCATCTTATGACGGAGCACGAGGCTGCTACATAGAAGCTGCCCTAGATGTAATTGCAGACAAGTGGAAAGGTGTAATTCTTTATCATTTGCTAGATGGATCGAAGCGATTTAATGAACTCAAACGAACCTTCCCTGAATTGTCGCAACGGATTTTGACGAGACAGTTGAGAGAATTAGAAAACGATGGAATAATCAGTCGAAAAATCTATCCAGAGATACCACCAAAAGTAGAATATTCACTGACAGATTTAGGTAAAATGCTCGAACCAACATTACTATCTCTTGAAAGTTGGGGGATCAAGTACATTGAAACAACGAGATATTCTCAAGAGCATTCCGTTAGAAAAGACTGA
- a CDS encoding DUF2225 domain-containing protein, whose product MSINYRKRSLTDGNRALQLFTDRYELTCHFAGYLNDDPASKNILCFYGDGGNGKSLLLKFLREKCCKRLRSDIWQGLKLKTEAEIVEYIKFADTWEFTPVPAVLQDFGLPPNGDDQPQDPFYGLLMLRRNLSRAARELNYRLRFPLYDFACIWYLHQKHRLSSEKLKELFPQEEFELVVEIVNAVSNTSWGAIAKAVLSIFSKHLGENFHLYLQQRGLKEEDVQEIRQMDVDTELIFEMPRLLAQDLNAAMSSPNTPEKPERIVLFFDTHEAFWGIQRDLPNTLYFQRDEWLRYLLAELELSSGIVAVVAGREAPRWQEADKYSIPQEYLDTQLVNHLCAADADEYLQRAGIRDEALRQPAIAYASVAENQVHPFLLGLSADVLLQNPTPSPSPQAGRGVNEQFEGLDINASLAEKAKQLTNRLLKYVNREICYAVHALSACRAFNYEIYDVLGRELDFHATKPSFQNLTEFSFVWEVQARGKGWYRIHDLLRRLNYEGDNEITQQAHQVLEQYYRQQQDLAEAIYHANRLDWWRGVDEWVKEFERALELSRYEQCRQLLEVRNELVIKSHFLLGRVSQAEGDYFAGLARYSEAEQEYRETVAAYEQELVISTDYVEVHNNKGNALAALGDLQARLAYHQQALATYREAIASFNQALQRAPGYVNAHNNKGNVLAKLGDLQANLAQHQQALATYQEAIASFNQALQRAPGYVNAHNNKGNALLGLSDLQASLAQHQQALATYQEAVASFNQALQRAPDDVFAHNNKGEALRKLGDLQANLAQHQQALATYQEAIASYNQALQRAPNDVNAHNNKGNALLSLGKLQARLAQHKQALTTYQDAIASYDQALVRAPDFVGVHNNKGEALRNLGDLQANLAQHQQALATYQEAIASYNQALQRAPNDVNAHNNKGNALLSLGKLQARLAQHEQALTTYQDAIASYNQALQLAPDYVYAHYNKGAALLSLGELQARLAQHQQALATYQNAIASYNQALQLAPDYVYAHYNKGLALGKLGDLLLKLSDSEAALNNFRLALAEFNRSLEIAPGDEYVHNLRDKLQEILDEQG is encoded by the coding sequence ATGAGTATTAATTACAGAAAGCGATCGCTCACAGATGGCAACCGCGCTTTACAGTTGTTTACAGACCGTTATGAGTTAACCTGCCACTTCGCAGGATATTTAAATGACGATCCAGCCTCAAAGAACATCTTGTGTTTTTATGGGGATGGTGGTAACGGCAAATCGCTGTTGTTAAAGTTTTTGCGGGAAAAGTGCTGTAAGCGGCTGCGTTCAGATATTTGGCAGGGGCTGAAGCTAAAAACAGAAGCTGAGATTGTTGAATACATTAAATTTGCAGATACTTGGGAATTTACCCCAGTGCCAGCAGTCCTACAGGATTTTGGGCTACCACCGAATGGAGATGACCAACCCCAAGACCCATTTTACGGGCTGTTGATGCTGCGAAGAAACCTTTCCAGAGCGGCGAGAGAATTAAATTACCGTCTGCGCTTTCCCCTGTATGATTTTGCCTGTATTTGGTATTTACATCAAAAACATCGCCTGTCATCTGAGAAGTTGAAAGAACTGTTTCCCCAAGAAGAATTTGAATTGGTGGTGGAAATTGTTAACGCGGTGAGTAACACATCTTGGGGGGCGATCGCTAAAGCAGTGCTGAGTATTTTTTCCAAGCATCTGGGTGAAAACTTTCACCTCTACTTGCAGCAGCGAGGGTTGAAAGAAGAGGATGTACAAGAAATTCGCCAAATGGATGTGGACACAGAGTTAATTTTTGAAATGCCGCGATTGTTGGCGCAAGATTTGAATGCGGCAATGTCCAGTCCCAACACACCAGAAAAACCAGAACGAATAGTCTTGTTTTTTGATACTCACGAAGCTTTTTGGGGTATACAACGCGACTTACCGAATACGCTGTATTTCCAACGGGATGAGTGGCTGCGGTATTTGCTGGCAGAGTTGGAACTCTCATCAGGTATTGTGGCAGTAGTTGCTGGACGAGAAGCACCACGCTGGCAGGAAGCGGATAAATACTCTATTCCCCAAGAATATTTGGATACTCAGTTAGTCAATCATCTCTGTGCAGCTGATGCGGATGAGTATTTGCAACGCGCCGGAATTAGGGATGAGGCTTTACGACAGCCTGCCATTGCTTATGCCAGTGTTGCAGAAAATCAGGTGCATCCATTTTTGCTGGGTTTGAGTGCGGATGTGTTGTTGCAGAACCCCACCCCCAGCCCCTCCCCGCAAGCGGGGAGGGGTGTCAATGAGCAATTTGAGGGACTTGATATCAATGCTTCTTTGGCGGAGAAGGCGAAACAGTTAACTAACCGCCTGCTGAAATATGTCAATCGGGAAATTTGCTATGCCGTACACGCTTTGAGTGCATGTCGGGCTTTTAACTATGAGATTTACGACGTGTTGGGCAGAGAGTTGGATTTTCATGCCACCAAGCCCAGTTTTCAAAACCTCACAGAATTTTCTTTTGTGTGGGAAGTACAAGCACGAGGAAAGGGTTGGTATCGCATCCACGATTTATTACGCCGCCTCAACTATGAAGGCGATAACGAAATTACCCAACAGGCTCATCAAGTACTTGAGCAATACTACCGCCAACAACAAGACTTAGCAGAAGCAATTTATCATGCCAACCGCTTAGATTGGTGGCGGGGTGTGGATGAATGGGTAAAAGAATTTGAGCGGGCATTAGAACTGAGTCGTTACGAGCAATGTCGCCAATTGCTGGAAGTTAGGAACGAGCTAGTAATTAAAAGTCATTTTCTATTGGGTAGAGTTTCACAAGCAGAAGGAGATTACTTTGCTGGCTTAGCTCGATATTCGGAAGCAGAACAAGAGTATCGAGAAACTGTGGCTGCTTATGAGCAAGAGTTGGTCATTTCTACCGATTATGTTGAGGTTCACAACAACAAAGGTAATGCTTTAGCAGCTTTAGGCGACTTACAAGCACGTCTTGCCTACCACCAGCAAGCGTTGGCTACTTACCGAGAGGCAATTGCATCTTTTAATCAAGCACTTCAGCGCGCTCCCGGTTATGTTAATGCTCACAACAACAAAGGCAACGTTTTAGCAAAATTAGGCGACTTACAAGCCAATCTTGCCCAACACCAGCAAGCATTGGCAACTTACCAAGAGGCAATTGCATCTTTTAATCAAGCACTTCAGCGCGCTCCTGGTTATGTTAATGCTCACAACAACAAAGGCAACGCTTTGCTAGGTTTAAGTGACTTACAAGCCAGTCTTGCCCAACACCAGCAAGCATTGGCAACTTACCAGGAGGCGGTTGCTTCTTTCAATCAAGCACTCCAGCGCGCTCCTGATGATGTTTTTGCTCACAACAACAAAGGCGAAGCTTTACGAAAATTAGGTGACTTACAAGCAAATCTTGCCCAACACCAGCAAGCATTAGCAACTTACCAGGAGGCGATCGCTTCTTATAATCAAGCACTCCAGCGCGCTCCCAATGATGTTAATGCTCACAACAACAAAGGCAATGCTTTGCTAAGTTTAGGCAAGTTACAAGCACGCCTTGCCCAACACAAACAAGCATTAACAACTTACCAAGATGCGATCGCTTCTTACGATCAAGCACTTGTACGCGCTCCCGATTTTGTTGGGGTTCACAACAACAAAGGCGAAGCTTTACGAAATTTAGGTGACTTACAAGCAAATCTTGCCCAACACCAGCAAGCATTGGCAACTTACCAGGAGGCGATCGCTTCTTATAATCAAGCACTCCAGCGCGCTCCCAATGATGTTAATGCTCACAACAACAAAGGCAATGCTTTGCTAAGTTTAGGCAAATTACAAGCACGCCTTGCCCAACACGAACAAGCATTAACAACTTACCAAGATGCGATCGCTTCTTACAATCAAGCACTCCAGCTTGCTCCCGATTATGTTTATGCTCACTACAACAAAGGCGCTGCTTTGCTAAGTTTAGGCGAATTACAAGCACGTCTTGCCCAACACCAGCAAGCATTGGCTACTTACCAAAACGCGATCGCTTCTTACAACCAAGCACTCCAGCTTGCTCCCGATTATGTTTATGCTCACTACAACAAAGGCTTAGCATTAGGAAAGTTAGGCGATTTGCTTTTGAAGTTATCAGACTCAGAAGCAGCCCTAAATAATTTTCGCTTGGCGCTAGCGGAGTTTAATCGCTCTCTAGAAATTGCTCCTGGTGATGAGTATGTTCACAATTTGAGAGACAAGCTACAAGAGATTTTGGACGAGCAGGGATAA
- a CDS encoding DUF2267 domain-containing protein — MQHDEFIGQVQHRARLSSRGDAEVATRATLETLAERLAGYEPFDAASQLPRGIAEYMQHRDAGMGERFSLDEFFRRVSAREGVELPQAVFHARVVMEVLQEAISEGEINDIRAQLPEEFNPLFEAGSQGNMRVNI; from the coding sequence ATGCAACACGATGAGTTTATTGGACAAGTTCAACATCGCGCCCGTTTGAGTTCACGGGGCGATGCAGAAGTGGCAACCCGTGCGACCTTGGAAACACTCGCTGAACGCTTGGCTGGCTATGAGCCTTTCGACGCTGCTTCTCAACTGCCAAGGGGCATTGCAGAGTATATGCAACATAGAGATGCAGGTATGGGGGAACGCTTTTCCTTAGATGAGTTTTTCCGGCGAGTTAGCGCTAGAGAAGGTGTAGAATTGCCCCAAGCTGTCTTCCATGCCCGTGTAGTAATGGAAGTTCTCCAGGAAGCAATTAGCGAAGGCGAGATTAATGATATTCGCGCTCAACTTCCAGAAGAATTCAATCCACTGTTTGAGGCTGGTAGTCAAGGAAATATGCGCGTGAATATCTAG
- a CDS encoding NAD-dependent epimerase/dehydratase family protein, with amino-acid sequence MKIFLTGATGYIGGSIATALVATGHTVIGLCRSKEKAELLKHRGIEPVIGTLSNEQLLFQAAQSADAVINAADADDSFAAEVLLRALEGSGKKVIHTSGSSIVGDRAAGEYSDRIFHEDIPRPIRFEKIGRVAIDTHVIEGVVRGVYSVVMCPCLIYGYGTGLHTESIQVPGMIAVAKKYQAGRYIGKGENIWSTIHIDDVVSAYLLALEKAPAGSFFFLENGESSFKEIAETIHHELGFDGTAQTWTVEEAAQEWGSQAAHFAFGSNSRIRSEKAKNLLGWTPSHLSVLDWLRETSNLGISK; translated from the coding sequence ATGAAGATATTTCTAACAGGAGCAACTGGTTACATCGGTGGATCTATAGCCACTGCGTTAGTAGCTACCGGACATACGGTAATTGGTTTGTGTAGATCAAAAGAAAAAGCTGAGTTACTTAAACACAGGGGAATTGAACCCGTTATTGGCACACTGAGCAATGAACAGTTGCTTTTTCAAGCTGCTCAGTCGGCAGATGCTGTCATTAATGCCGCAGATGCGGATGATTCCTTTGCCGCAGAGGTGTTGCTCCGAGCACTTGAAGGTTCAGGCAAGAAAGTAATTCACACCAGTGGATCGAGCATTGTTGGCGATCGCGCAGCCGGTGAATACAGCGATCGGATTTTTCACGAAGATATTCCGCGTCCGATTCGGTTTGAAAAAATTGGACGAGTGGCGATCGATACTCATGTGATTGAGGGTGTTGTTCGGGGAGTGTATTCTGTGGTTATGTGTCCCTGCTTGATCTATGGTTATGGGACAGGTTTACATACCGAAAGCATTCAAGTTCCTGGGATGATTGCAGTTGCTAAGAAATATCAAGCAGGCAGATATATTGGCAAAGGAGAAAATATTTGGTCAACTATCCATATTGACGATGTTGTGAGTGCCTACTTACTTGCTCTTGAAAAGGCTCCTGCTGGCTCGTTTTTCTTCCTCGAAAACGGTGAATCAAGTTTCAAGGAAATTGCCGAAACGATTCATCATGAACTTGGTTTCGACGGGACAGCACAAACTTGGACTGTTGAGGAAGCCGCTCAAGAATGGGGATCACAAGCAGCTCACTTTGCCTTTGGTTCCAATAGCCGTATCCGTTCGGAGAAAGCCAAGAATCTTCTTGGATGGACACCTAGTCATTTATCAGTGCTTGACTGGCTAAGGGAGACATCAAACTTAGGGATTTCCAAGTAA
- a CDS encoding four-carbon acid sugar kinase family protein: MALKPKIIVLDDDPTGSQTVHSCLLLMRWDVDTLRQGLQDDAPIFFVLTNTRALPPDSAASVTREVCQNLKVALATEKTQDFLIVSRSDSTLRGHYPIETDVIAEELGPFDAHFLVPAFFEGGRITRDSIHYLIIDGVPTPVHETEFARDSVFSYHHSYLPEYVEEKTKGRINANSVEKFLLANNRAGSLERLMNLSDNQCCVVDGETQADLDRFAQDVLTAASQGKRFLFRSAASILTALAALPTQPIAPENMAEYVRNGKPGAVIVGSHVKKTTQQLEMLLQAEGTLGVEVDVARLLDEENQSATLLSEVLEGVHAAHEAGKMPVVYTSRKELTFKDVNTRLQFGTKVSSLLMDVVRGLPSDIGFLISKGGITSNDVLSTGLALTSARLLGQILPGCSIVRTPADHPQFPNLPVVLFPGNVGDANALATIYQRLSKKTK, from the coding sequence ATGGCCCTTAAACCAAAAATAATCGTCCTTGATGATGATCCAACGGGATCGCAAACAGTCCACAGCTGCTTGCTGTTAATGCGTTGGGATGTGGATACTTTACGCCAAGGGTTGCAAGATGATGCACCGATTTTCTTTGTGCTGACAAATACTAGGGCATTACCACCAGATTCGGCTGCATCTGTCACTAGGGAAGTTTGTCAGAACTTGAAAGTAGCTTTGGCAACTGAAAAAACTCAGGATTTTCTCATCGTCAGCCGTTCTGACTCCACTTTGCGCGGACATTACCCAATCGAAACCGATGTCATTGCTGAGGAACTCGGCCCTTTTGATGCTCATTTTCTCGTCCCGGCATTTTTTGAAGGGGGACGTATCACTCGCGACAGCATACATTACTTAATTATTGATGGTGTACCTACGCCAGTGCATGAAACTGAGTTCGCTCGTGATTCTGTCTTCAGCTACCATCACAGTTACTTACCCGAGTATGTTGAAGAAAAAACAAAAGGACGTATTAATGCGAACTCTGTAGAAAAATTTTTACTTGCAAACAACCGTGCTGGTAGCTTAGAACGCCTAATGAACCTGAGTGATAATCAATGCTGTGTTGTTGATGGGGAAACTCAAGCAGATCTGGATCGCTTTGCACAAGATGTTCTAACAGCAGCCAGTCAAGGCAAACGCTTTTTGTTTCGCAGTGCTGCCAGTATCTTAACGGCTTTAGCTGCCTTACCTACCCAACCAATCGCCCCCGAAAACATGGCGGAGTACGTACGCAATGGTAAACCAGGTGCAGTGATTGTTGGTTCTCATGTGAAAAAAACAACTCAGCAACTGGAAATGCTACTGCAAGCAGAAGGTACGCTTGGGGTTGAAGTTGATGTAGCACGTTTGCTGGATGAGGAAAATCAATCTGCTACGCTGCTAAGCGAGGTTCTTGAAGGTGTCCATGCAGCACATGAGGCTGGCAAAATGCCAGTAGTTTATACCAGCCGTAAAGAACTCACTTTTAAGGATGTAAATACAAGATTACAGTTTGGAACAAAGGTTTCTAGTTTATTGATGGATGTTGTGCGGGGTTTGCCATCTGATATAGGATTTTTAATTAGCAAAGGTGGTATTACCTCCAACGATGTTCTGAGTACTGGTCTGGCTTTGACTTCAGCCCGGTTACTCGGTCAGATTTTACCTGGTTGTTCAATAGTGCGGACTCCCGCCGATCATCCCCAGTTTCCGAATTTACCAGTGGTGCTATTTCCGGGTAACGTTGGCGATGCTAATGCTTTGGCAACGATTTATCAAAGACTAAGCAAAAAAACTAAGTAA